The genomic region GCCGACCGGGAGGCCGCGCTTCCGGTGGCCAACCACCCGGAGCAAGGCTGGAGCCTGCTGTGCAACGGCGTCCTGCTCTTCGAGGACACCGGCGAGCTGCTGCCGGACGGCCAGATCATCGCCCCGCACCGCCCGCTCGCGGGGGCGCAGGCGGCCTAGTCGGAGCGGCGACGGCCAGAGGCAGCCGAGGCACGACGAAGGGGCCGGCCCGGGAGAAACCTCCCGGACCGGCCCCTTTCTCATGCTCAGTTGTCGTACTCGTCCAGCGGCGGGCAGGAGCAGACCAGGTTCCGGTCGCCGAAGGCGCCGTCGATCCGGCGCACCGGCGGCCAGTACTTCTCGGCGGCCGTGACGCCACCCGGGAAGACCGCCTCGTCACGGGTGTACGGGTGGTTCCACTCGCCGCCCAGCGCCGCCGCGGTGTGCGGGGAGTTGGCCAGCGGGTTGTCGTCCACCGGCCACTCGCCGCCCGCGACCCGCTCGATCTCGCCGCGGATGGCGATCATCGCGTCGCAGAAGCGGTCGATCTCGGCGAGGTCCTCGGACTCCGTCGGCTCGATCATGAGCGTGCCGGCGACCGGGAAGGACATCGTCGGCGCGTGGAAGCCGTAGTCGATCAGACGCTTGGCGATGTCGTCCACGCTCACGCCCGTCGCCTGCGACAGCGGACGCAGGTCGATGATGCACTCGTGCGCGACCAGGTTGCCCGGGCCGGTGTAGAGCACCGGGTAGTGCGGCTCCAGGCGCTTGGCGATGTAGTTCGCGCCGAGCACCGCCACCTGGGTGGCGCGCTTGAGGCCCTCGCCGCCCATGAGGCGCACGTACGACCAGGAGATCGGCAGGATGCCCGCCGAGCCCCACGGGGCGGCCGAGATCGGGCCGACGCCCGTCTCGGGG from Streptomyces sp. NBC_00190 harbors:
- a CDS encoding DUF5999 family protein, translated to MCQHQPACPSAESADREAALPVANHPEQGWSLLCNGVLLFEDTGELLPDGQIIAPHRPLAGAQAA